A genomic window from Blastococcus saxobsidens DD2 includes:
- a CDS encoding DivIVA domain-containing protein: protein MTSAPSGPGNADRGLTPADLHNVRFTRASMLHPGYVETEVDRVMHRVAEELARHVAEKAQLREQVRTLQAQLNGAPAHEPPSEQAVRILASAQQTADNYVAEAEKFSRQVTGEARTEYEEAVRLARENAGAIIQAAQEAAARLTGPAPDGPDQGGGRTVAELEEQVAYLKAFGQACRVQLRSYLEALLSDVENEWGHADPAALPVPARPPAQRPTEDADPDRSTTFEANTAAESQGGDAVNGVPAATGTRPS from the coding sequence ATGACCAGCGCACCGAGCGGGCCCGGGAACGCGGACCGGGGGCTCACCCCGGCCGACCTGCACAACGTGCGGTTCACCCGCGCCTCGATGCTGCACCCGGGCTACGTCGAGACGGAGGTCGACCGGGTGATGCACCGGGTCGCCGAGGAGCTCGCGCGGCACGTCGCCGAGAAGGCCCAGCTCCGGGAGCAGGTACGCACCCTGCAGGCCCAGCTGAACGGTGCGCCCGCGCACGAGCCGCCCAGCGAGCAGGCTGTGCGCATCCTGGCCAGCGCCCAGCAGACGGCCGACAACTACGTGGCCGAGGCGGAGAAGTTCAGCCGGCAGGTGACCGGCGAGGCGCGGACCGAGTACGAGGAGGCGGTGCGGCTCGCCCGGGAGAACGCCGGGGCGATCATCCAGGCCGCCCAGGAGGCGGCCGCCCGGCTGACCGGCCCGGCGCCCGACGGCCCCGACCAGGGCGGCGGGCGCACCGTGGCCGAGCTCGAGGAGCAGGTGGCCTATCTCAAGGCATTCGGCCAGGCGTGCCGCGTCCAGCTGCGGTCCTACCTGGAGGCGCTGCTGAGCGACGTCGAGAACGAGTGGGGCCACGCCGACCCGGCCGCTCTCCCGGTGCCGGCCCGCCCACCGGCCCAGCGCCCCACCGAGGACGCCGACCCCGACCGGTCGACGACGTTCGAGGCCAACACCGCCGCGGAGAGCCAGGGCGGCGACGCCGTCAACGGGGTGCCGGCGGCGACCGGGACCCGCCCGTCCTAG
- a CDS encoding HpcH/HpaI aldolase/citrate lyase family protein, translating to MVKNRKVGPNDARSWLLVNGARTALFDVAHDSRADQIVLDIEDAVDPAHKGEARNGVVEWLSREDRSAWVRINDRSTPFWADDVAALAGLPGLLGVMLAKAEAAGHVTETFDRLGGSSPVLALVESALGIEEAVNIARARGAFRLAFGSGDYRRDTGTSADELAMAYPRSRLVVASRIGGLPGPIDGPTVSSSHPVLREQTAVTVSLGLTGKLCLDMDQLPVINEVISPTPSDVAWARDFLADFDARGQVIRDGSDLPRLGRARKIERLALVFGVQPT from the coding sequence GTGGTGAAGAACCGGAAGGTCGGACCGAACGACGCGCGCTCCTGGCTGCTGGTCAACGGCGCCCGCACAGCGCTGTTCGACGTCGCCCACGACTCCCGCGCCGATCAGATCGTGCTCGACATCGAGGACGCCGTCGACCCGGCGCACAAGGGCGAGGCCCGGAACGGCGTCGTCGAGTGGCTGTCCCGCGAGGACCGCAGCGCCTGGGTGCGGATCAACGACCGCTCGACGCCCTTCTGGGCCGACGACGTCGCCGCCCTGGCCGGGCTGCCCGGCCTGCTCGGGGTCATGCTCGCCAAGGCGGAGGCCGCCGGGCACGTGACCGAGACCTTCGACCGGCTCGGTGGGTCCAGCCCGGTGCTGGCGCTGGTGGAGTCGGCCCTCGGCATCGAGGAGGCGGTGAACATCGCCCGGGCACGGGGCGCGTTCCGGCTGGCGTTCGGCAGCGGTGACTACCGCCGCGACACCGGCACCAGCGCCGACGAGCTGGCCATGGCCTACCCGCGGTCCCGCCTGGTCGTGGCCAGCCGGATCGGCGGGCTGCCCGGCCCGATCGACGGCCCGACGGTGAGCAGCAGCCACCCGGTGCTCCGCGAGCAGACCGCCGTCACGGTGTCCCTCGGCCTGACCGGCAAGCTGTGCCTGGACATGGACCAGCTGCCGGTCATCAACGAGGTCATCAGCCCGACGCCGTCCGACGTGGCCTGGGCCCGGGACTTCCTCGCCGACTTCGACGCCCGCGGTCAGGTGATCCGCGACGGCAGCGACCTGCCCCGACTGGGCCGGGCCCGCAAGATCGAGCGGCTGGCCCTGGTGTTCGGCGTCCAGCCGACCTGA
- a CDS encoding globin domain-containing protein: MLSDRSRPVVEATLPVVAENIEEIATRFYAHLFGEHPGLFDGVFNRGNQAEKTQQLALAGSVAVFASSLLKVPEQLPEHLLSRIAHKHASLGITPAQYDVVHEHLFWAIADVLGDAVTPEVAAAWDEVYWLMAYALINQERGLYSARGVRPETVWREWEVAEKVQETTDVVTFRMRKVDDRLVKTSLPGQYVTVQVPMPDGVRQPRQYSLTRADDGEHRQFSVKRVHGSDKPDGEVSNHLCERVQVGDRLTMSVPFGDVVLDDSGRPVVFASAGIGITPMAGMLSHLAAAGSRLPVTLLHADTDESSFALRAQVLQDLRALSGGTAHVWYERGAESSLPVEVHAGVMNPDDVDLPEGAMHYLCGPLPFMQAVRSALVDRGVPARDIQYEVFGPDLWQADLATEESPGASERSGRHAAAGV, translated from the coding sequence GTGCTCTCTGATCGATCCCGTCCCGTCGTCGAGGCGACGTTGCCCGTGGTGGCCGAGAACATCGAGGAGATCGCCACCCGGTTCTACGCGCATCTGTTCGGGGAGCACCCCGGGCTCTTCGACGGTGTGTTCAACCGCGGGAACCAGGCGGAGAAGACCCAGCAGCTGGCGCTGGCCGGCTCGGTCGCCGTCTTCGCCTCCTCGCTGCTCAAGGTCCCCGAGCAGCTGCCCGAGCACCTGCTCTCGCGCATCGCGCACAAGCACGCCTCGCTGGGCATCACACCGGCCCAGTACGACGTCGTCCACGAGCACCTGTTCTGGGCGATCGCCGACGTGCTGGGCGACGCCGTGACGCCGGAGGTGGCCGCGGCCTGGGACGAGGTCTACTGGCTGATGGCCTACGCGCTGATCAACCAGGAGCGCGGCCTCTACAGCGCCCGCGGGGTGCGTCCGGAGACGGTCTGGCGGGAGTGGGAAGTCGCCGAGAAGGTCCAGGAGACCACCGATGTCGTCACGTTCCGGATGCGCAAGGTCGACGACCGCCTGGTGAAGACGTCGCTGCCGGGCCAGTACGTGACCGTCCAGGTCCCGATGCCCGACGGCGTCCGCCAGCCCCGCCAGTACAGCCTGACCCGGGCCGACGACGGAGAGCACCGCCAGTTCTCCGTCAAGCGGGTGCACGGCAGCGACAAGCCCGACGGCGAGGTCTCCAACCATCTCTGCGAGCGGGTGCAGGTCGGTGACCGGCTGACCATGTCGGTACCGTTCGGCGACGTCGTCCTGGACGACTCGGGGCGCCCGGTGGTCTTCGCCAGCGCCGGCATCGGCATCACCCCGATGGCCGGCATGCTCTCCCACCTCGCCGCCGCCGGGTCCCGGCTGCCGGTCACGCTGTTGCACGCCGACACCGACGAGTCCTCCTTCGCGCTGCGTGCGCAGGTGCTCCAGGACCTGCGCGCGCTGTCCGGCGGCACGGCGCACGTCTGGTACGAGCGCGGGGCGGAGAGCAGCCTCCCCGTCGAGGTGCACGCCGGCGTCATGAACCCGGACGACGTCGACCTGCCCGAGGGGGCGATGCACTACCTGTGCGGCCCGCTGCCGTTCATGCAGGCCGTGCGCAGCGCGCTGGTCGACCGTGGCGTCCCCGCCCGCGACATCCAGTACGAGGTGTTCGGCCCCGACCTCTGGCAGGCCGACCTCGCCACCGAGGAGAGCCCCGGCGCCTCCGAACGCAGCGGCCGGCACGCGGCCGCGGGCGTCTGA
- a CDS encoding globin domain-containing protein: MDIPAMRANFAKAAATGDEAPLYFYSHLFLSHPETRQMFPVSMAHQRDRFFAALGDVVTRVDDLDALVPILRQLGRDHLKFGVLPAHYPAAGGSLLATLEHFDPEWTPELAKSWAEAYDVVATVMIQGAEEAAGQPAWWDADVVGHERRTLDVAVLRIRPRVRYDYLPGQSLSLETELRPRLWRYYSPANAPRPDGLIELHVKARDGGPVSSALVRSVGVGDVLRLGPPMGDLTVGEDSDRDLLLVAGGMGLAPLKAMVDQVARQGPLRRVDLFAGFRTEDQIYDRADLEQLAREHPWLSVTFAVSDGAASSLVHGEVGDVVRRAGPWSSREVRVAGPEPMVTATVAGLREDGVPERRMSSEVFAPSRPGPSVDGEVTE; the protein is encoded by the coding sequence ATGGACATCCCGGCGATGCGGGCGAACTTCGCCAAGGCCGCGGCCACCGGCGACGAGGCACCGCTGTACTTCTACTCGCACCTGTTCCTGAGCCACCCCGAGACCCGGCAGATGTTCCCCGTCTCGATGGCGCACCAGCGGGACCGCTTCTTCGCCGCGCTGGGCGACGTCGTGACCCGGGTGGACGACCTGGACGCGCTGGTGCCGATCCTGCGCCAGCTGGGCCGCGACCACCTCAAGTTCGGGGTGCTGCCGGCGCACTACCCGGCGGCCGGCGGCAGCCTGCTGGCCACCCTCGAGCACTTCGACCCGGAGTGGACGCCGGAGCTGGCCAAGAGCTGGGCCGAGGCCTACGACGTCGTCGCCACCGTGATGATCCAGGGGGCGGAGGAGGCCGCAGGGCAGCCGGCGTGGTGGGACGCCGACGTGGTGGGGCACGAGCGCCGCACCCTCGACGTCGCCGTCCTCCGGATCCGGCCGCGGGTCCGCTACGACTACCTCCCCGGGCAGTCGCTGTCCCTGGAGACCGAGCTGCGGCCCCGGCTGTGGCGGTACTACTCCCCCGCCAACGCACCCCGGCCCGACGGGCTGATCGAGCTGCACGTGAAGGCACGCGACGGCGGCCCGGTCAGCTCGGCGCTGGTGCGCAGCGTCGGGGTCGGCGACGTCCTCCGCCTGGGACCGCCGATGGGCGATTTGACCGTGGGCGAGGACTCCGACCGGGACCTGCTGCTGGTCGCCGGCGGCATGGGGCTGGCGCCGCTGAAGGCGATGGTCGACCAGGTCGCCCGGCAGGGACCGCTGCGGCGGGTCGACCTGTTCGCCGGCTTCCGCACCGAGGACCAGATCTACGATCGGGCCGACCTGGAGCAGCTGGCCCGGGAGCACCCGTGGCTCAGCGTCACCTTCGCCGTCTCCGACGGCGCCGCCTCGTCCCTGGTGCACGGCGAGGTCGGCGACGTGGTGCGACGCGCGGGTCCGTGGTCGAGCCGGGAGGTGCGCGTCGCCGGGCCAGAACCCATGGTGACCGCCACCGTCGCAGGGCTCCGGGAGGACGGCGTCCCGGAGCGCCGCATGTCCAGCGAGGTCTTCGCCCCGAGCCGACCGGGGCCCAGTGTTGACGGAGAGGTGACCGAATGA
- a CDS encoding saccharopine dehydrogenase family protein has translation MAAEDARMHDLVVYGATGFVGRLLAGYLAEHAPEGMRVALAGRSRGRLEEVRAALPAAGRNWGLLEADSTDPDSLRALAESTRVLATTVGPYARYGLPVVEACARAGTHYADLTGEVLFVRDAIDRCDAVARETGARIVHACGYDSIPSDLSTMLLARRAREDGAGGLRDVQLVATARGGFSGGTIDSMRAQMEALQGDPTLRRALGDPFVLSPDRAAEPDTPQPRDAGLPVRTPDGRWTAPFVMAPFNTRIVRRSNALQGWAYGRGLRYGEVMGTGRGPLGAVTAAGVAGGLVAAVSAMSLAPTRALLDRVLPAPGTGPGEEAREKGWFRMVVDAETEEGRRYRATAGGTGDPGYATTAVMLGEAALALVLDGDRLPDRAGSLTPATALGEVLVERLRAAGHTYEVTAR, from the coding sequence ATGGCAGCAGAGGACGCACGCATGCACGACCTGGTCGTCTACGGAGCCACCGGCTTCGTCGGGCGGCTGCTCGCCGGCTACCTGGCCGAGCACGCCCCGGAGGGGATGCGGGTCGCCCTGGCGGGGCGGTCGCGGGGCCGCCTGGAGGAGGTCCGGGCCGCCCTGCCGGCGGCCGGGCGGAACTGGGGGCTCCTCGAGGCCGACTCCACCGACCCGGACTCGCTGCGCGCGCTCGCCGAGAGCACCCGGGTGCTGGCCACGACGGTCGGCCCGTACGCCCGGTACGGGCTGCCGGTGGTCGAGGCCTGCGCGCGGGCCGGGACGCACTACGCCGACCTCACCGGTGAGGTGCTCTTCGTCCGCGACGCGATCGACCGGTGCGACGCCGTGGCCAGGGAGACCGGCGCCCGCATCGTGCACGCCTGCGGCTACGACTCCATCCCCTCCGACCTGAGCACGATGCTGCTCGCGCGGCGCGCCCGCGAGGACGGGGCCGGGGGGCTGCGGGACGTCCAGCTGGTGGCGACGGCCCGCGGCGGCTTCAGCGGCGGCACCATCGACTCGATGCGCGCCCAGATGGAGGCGCTGCAGGGGGACCCGACGCTGCGCCGGGCGCTGGGCGACCCCTTCGTCCTGAGCCCGGACCGGGCGGCAGAGCCGGACACCCCTCAGCCACGGGATGCCGGCCTACCGGTGCGGACGCCGGACGGGCGGTGGACGGCGCCCTTCGTGATGGCGCCGTTCAACACCCGCATCGTGCGGCGGAGCAACGCGCTGCAGGGCTGGGCCTACGGGCGGGGGCTGCGCTACGGCGAGGTCATGGGCACCGGCCGCGGGCCGCTGGGTGCCGTGACCGCGGCCGGGGTCGCCGGCGGGCTGGTCGCCGCCGTGTCCGCCATGAGTCTGGCGCCGACCCGCGCGCTGCTCGACCGGGTCCTCCCGGCGCCCGGTACCGGCCCCGGCGAGGAGGCCCGGGAGAAGGGCTGGTTCCGGATGGTCGTCGACGCCGAGACCGAGGAGGGCCGTCGCTACCGCGCCACCGCCGGCGGCACGGGCGACCCCGGGTACGCGACGACCGCGGTCATGCTCGGCGAGGCCGCCCTCGCGCTGGTCCTCGACGGCGACCGGCTGCCCGACCGCGCGGGCTCGCTGACCCCGGCGACCGCGCTGGGCGAGGTGCTCGTCGAGCGGCTGCGCGCCGCCGGTCACACCTACGAGGTCACGGCGCGTTGA
- a CDS encoding glycoside hydrolase family 13 protein — MAVRLATVRTATEKQVAAQSASPWWRTAVVYQVYLRSFADSNGDGIGDLAGLRSRLPYLSWLGVDAVWINPHYPSGGADGGYDIVDYRAVDPEYGDVADLEALVADARNLGLRVVLDVVPNHTSDRHPWFQAALADPDCPEASRYHFAPPSENPPNNWQSLFGGPAWSRTPDGRWYLHLFAPEQPDLNWRDPAVAADFERTLRFWLDRGVSGFRVDVAYGLFKDAGLRDNPGAYSPTLFGHGPEQAMTWNQPEVHDVWRRWRSVCDEYPDTMLVGEVCLADPREVALYSRPDEMHQSFCFRLLKSPWSLASFADGVRSALDAFGTVGAPVSWVLGNHDKDRQVTRFGGGAVGTARARAAALLVLSLPGSAYLYAGDELGLPQAVVPDEAKLDPIFFRSGGARSGRDGCRVPMPWNGDPGVGFSPAGSAEPWLPIPEDWDRYAISAQSRDGGSMLTLYRRALALREAHPALGSGDATVSTRGDVLTVRCTGPDGGVIRCVVNMGPDTALVRSRGTVLLASSTSVRRSPASVALPPDTAVWLADV, encoded by the coding sequence ATGGCAGTGCGGCTCGCAACGGTGCGGACCGCGACCGAGAAGCAGGTCGCGGCCCAGTCGGCGTCCCCCTGGTGGCGGACGGCGGTGGTCTACCAGGTCTACCTGCGCTCGTTCGCCGACAGCAACGGGGACGGGATCGGCGACCTCGCCGGGCTCCGCTCCCGGCTGCCGTACCTGTCGTGGCTGGGCGTGGACGCGGTGTGGATCAACCCGCACTACCCCTCGGGCGGTGCCGACGGCGGCTACGACATCGTCGACTACCGGGCGGTCGACCCCGAGTACGGCGACGTCGCCGACCTCGAGGCACTGGTCGCCGACGCCCGGAACCTGGGGCTGCGGGTCGTGCTCGACGTCGTCCCCAACCACACCTCCGACCGGCACCCGTGGTTCCAGGCCGCGCTGGCCGACCCCGACTGCCCGGAGGCTTCGCGCTACCACTTCGCGCCACCGTCGGAGAACCCGCCGAACAACTGGCAGTCCCTCTTCGGCGGGCCGGCCTGGTCGCGCACGCCCGACGGCCGCTGGTACCTGCACCTGTTCGCCCCCGAGCAGCCCGACCTCAACTGGCGCGACCCTGCCGTGGCCGCCGACTTCGAGCGCACCCTGCGGTTCTGGCTCGATCGGGGCGTCAGCGGTTTCCGCGTCGACGTCGCCTACGGCCTGTTCAAGGACGCCGGCCTGCGCGACAACCCGGGCGCCTACTCCCCCACCCTGTTCGGGCACGGCCCCGAGCAGGCGATGACCTGGAACCAGCCCGAGGTCCACGACGTCTGGCGCCGCTGGCGGTCCGTCTGCGACGAGTACCCCGACACGATGCTCGTCGGCGAGGTCTGCCTGGCCGATCCGCGGGAGGTCGCCCTCTACTCGCGGCCGGACGAGATGCACCAGTCGTTCTGCTTCCGGCTGCTGAAGTCGCCGTGGTCGCTCGCGTCCTTCGCCGACGGCGTGCGCTCGGCGCTCGACGCGTTCGGCACGGTCGGCGCGCCGGTGTCCTGGGTCCTGGGCAACCACGACAAGGACCGGCAGGTGACCCGGTTCGGCGGCGGCGCGGTCGGCACCGCCCGCGCCCGGGCCGCGGCGCTGCTGGTCCTGTCGCTTCCGGGCTCGGCCTATCTGTACGCCGGCGACGAGCTGGGCCTGCCCCAGGCGGTCGTCCCCGACGAGGCGAAGCTCGACCCGATCTTCTTCCGCAGCGGCGGCGCCCGCTCCGGGCGCGACGGCTGCCGGGTGCCGATGCCGTGGAACGGCGACCCCGGCGTCGGTTTCTCACCGGCCGGGTCGGCCGAGCCCTGGCTGCCGATCCCCGAGGACTGGGACCGGTACGCGATCTCCGCGCAGTCCCGGGACGGCGGCTCGATGCTGACCCTCTACCGCCGTGCGCTGGCCCTGCGGGAGGCCCACCCGGCGCTCGGCTCGGGCGACGCGACGGTGAGCACCCGCGGCGACGTCCTCACCGTCCGGTGCACCGGCCCGGACGGCGGCGTCATCCGCTGCGTGGTGAACATGGGCCCCGACACGGCGCTGGTCCGCTCCCGCGGCACGGTCCTGCTCGCCTCGAGCACGTCGGTGCGCCGGTCACCCGCCAGCGTGGCGCTGCCGCCGGACACCGCCGTGTGGCTCGCGGACGTGTGA
- a CDS encoding GGDEF domain-containing protein: MPAPVATIAMPVALWVEIAELEDRSRFDDDGLEQRAERVLAAVREVGRTELERRARLIQADLVRRRGNVAEAGRAAEEIHRWAADHGSRCLLARSHFVLTAVFQELGDLSLALEHAVRAVELLDEDVRPQARIDHHARLADCLGLNGDLAARDRYDHVLQLAEEIGDVDRQLLVLNNRAYCESLSGRFEEALVWSTKLQDLAARHGVPLRVGRLDTVGRALLELDRLEDAEAAMLPGLHPEVLDASLDGDAGADFLLTLAEIRRRRGHLQQAQESLDECVRRCERYGLTAIRVRARREEAELHAADGRFRAAYEQHKLYCAELMDLQSTERDARARALQAMYETAEARQQSRRYRELSLRDPLTGLYNRRYVDEELPRLLTGRPGTIAVALLDLDHFKRINDTCSHESGDQVLRTVADLLQRTGALEDPGRDPSSFVARLGGEEFLLVLAGVDAATAEIHAEDVRRAIAAHPWAEVTAGLPVTVSIGLASSEGLTDPSPADLLGRADARLYAAKRQGRNRVVTAA; this comes from the coding sequence GTGCCCGCACCGGTGGCCACGATCGCGATGCCCGTGGCGCTGTGGGTGGAGATCGCCGAGCTGGAGGACCGCTCCCGGTTCGATGACGACGGCCTGGAGCAGCGGGCCGAGCGGGTCCTGGCCGCGGTCCGCGAGGTCGGGCGGACCGAGCTGGAACGGCGCGCCCGGCTGATCCAGGCCGACCTGGTGCGGCGCCGCGGCAACGTCGCCGAGGCGGGCCGGGCGGCCGAGGAGATCCACCGCTGGGCCGCCGACCACGGCTCCCGCTGCCTCCTGGCGCGCAGCCACTTCGTCCTGACCGCAGTCTTCCAGGAGCTGGGCGACCTGTCCCTGGCTCTCGAACACGCCGTCCGCGCCGTCGAACTGCTCGACGAGGACGTCCGGCCGCAGGCGCGGATCGACCACCACGCCCGGCTGGCCGACTGCCTCGGGCTCAACGGCGACCTGGCCGCCCGCGACCGCTACGACCACGTGCTGCAGCTCGCCGAGGAGATCGGCGACGTCGACCGGCAGCTGCTGGTGCTCAACAACCGCGCCTACTGCGAGAGCCTCTCCGGCCGCTTCGAGGAAGCGCTGGTCTGGAGCACGAAGCTGCAGGACCTGGCGGCGCGGCACGGCGTCCCCCTCCGGGTCGGCCGGCTGGACACCGTCGGCCGGGCCCTTCTCGAGCTGGACCGGCTCGAGGACGCCGAGGCCGCCATGCTGCCCGGCCTGCACCCGGAGGTCCTGGACGCGTCCCTGGACGGCGACGCGGGCGCCGACTTCCTGCTGACCCTCGCCGAGATCCGCCGTCGCCGCGGGCACCTCCAGCAGGCCCAGGAGAGCCTCGACGAGTGCGTGCGCCGCTGCGAGCGGTACGGGCTGACGGCCATCCGCGTGCGCGCCCGCCGCGAGGAGGCCGAGCTCCATGCGGCCGACGGCCGCTTCCGGGCGGCGTACGAGCAGCACAAGCTGTACTGCGCCGAGCTCATGGACCTGCAGTCCACCGAGCGTGACGCGCGGGCCCGGGCGCTGCAGGCCATGTACGAGACCGCGGAGGCCCGACAGCAGAGCCGCCGGTACCGGGAGCTCTCGCTGCGCGACCCGCTGACCGGGCTCTACAACCGCCGCTACGTCGACGAGGAGCTGCCGCGTCTCCTGACCGGCCGCCCGGGCACGATCGCCGTCGCACTGCTGGACCTCGACCACTTCAAGCGGATCAACGACACGTGCTCCCACGAGTCCGGTGACCAGGTGCTGCGCACCGTCGCCGATCTCCTGCAGCGGACCGGCGCGCTCGAAGACCCTGGTCGTGACCCGAGCTCGTTCGTGGCCCGGCTGGGCGGCGAGGAATTCCTGCTCGTGCTCGCCGGTGTCGACGCTGCCACGGCGGAGATCCACGCGGAGGACGTCCGCCGGGCGATCGCCGCGCACCCGTGGGCGGAGGTCACCGCCGGCCTGCCGGTGACGGTCAGCATCGGCCTCGCGAGCTCCGAGGGGCTCACCGACCCGTCCCCCGCGGACCTGCTCGGCCGCGCGGACGCGCGCCTCTACGCGGCCAAGCGCCAGGGGCGGAATCGCGTGGTCACCGCCGCCTGA